The uncultured Trichococcus sp. DNA segment TGTTCTTGCTGGCTTTGTTGATCGGTACAGCCGTTTCAGCATTGATGTTAGGTTTTTGGAAACAAGATAAGACACAAGCAGTCGCAAAATAAATTGAAACATTCATCAGGAGAACAGACTGGGAACCCCTTTCTGTTCTCTTTTTTTGCTGTTCCGGACACAAGACGTGTATAATGAAAAGAGTATGACAGGTAAATGAGAATAATGTAAAAAAATGGGATGATTTTCATGGCAGATATGCTATAATGCATATTGTTAAATAAACGAAAATGTAGATATCAGTTCATGCATAAAAGCAACGGATATTGAAATCTGTACAAGGAGGTAAAAGCATGGCAGCAAAGGAATCAATCAAAAAAGTGGTTTTGGCTTACTCAGGTGGATTGGATACGTCCGTCATCATCCCTTGGTTAAAGGAAAATTACAACAACTGTGAAGTAATCGCCGTAGTAGGAGACGTAGGACAAGGTGACGACTACAGCCGATTGGAAGAAAAAGCGATCAACTGTGGCGCATCGAAGTTGTATGTTGCAGACTTGAAGAAGGAATTCGTCGAAGAATTCATTTGGCCGACATTGCAAGCAGGCGCTAAGTACGAAGGACAATATTTATTGGGGACTTCTTTCGCCCGCCCGATCATTGCCAAAAGAATGGTAGAGATTGCACACTTGGAAAATGCAGATGCGATTGTTCATGGAGCAACAGGGAAAGGGAACGACCAAGTCCGTTTTGAAGTCGGCATCAGAGAATTCGATCCGAACATCACGATCATCGCCCCTTGGAGAGAATGGGAACTGACTTCCAGAGAAGATGAATTTGCGTATGCTGCTGCACATAACGTGCCGCTTCCGATTACGTTGGAAACCAACTACTCAAAAGATAAAAACTTGTGGCATCTATCGCATGAAGGCCTTGACCTGGAAATGACAGCCAACGAGCCGGATTACGATAAAATTCTGGAGATGTGCGTGACGCCTGAGAAAGCTCCGGACGAAGCGACCTATGTTACGCTTGAGTTCAAACAAGGCATACCGGTCAGCCTGAACGGTGAAGCAATGGATGGCATCACTCTGATCGGAAAATTGAACGTGATCGCAGGCGCGAACGGCGTCGGCATCATCGATATCGTGGAGAACCGCTTAGTCGGCATGAAATCAAGAGGCGTTTATGAAACGCCAGCCGGAACTGTGCTGTATCATGCCCATGACAAATTGGAACAGCTTTGCCTGGATAAGGATACTTTCCAATACAAACAATTGCTGGCCAACAAATATGCGGAGCTTGTATACAACGGATTGTGGTATACACCATTGCGCAAAGCGTTGGGCGCGTTTGTGGACGAAACACAACAGAAGGTCGAAGGCTTCGTAAAAATGAAGCTTTACAAAGGCAACATCATCGATGCTGGCGTAGTCAGCGCGAAATCTTTGTACAGCGAAAGCTTTGCCACTTTCGAGAGCGACGATGTATACAACCATACCGATGCAGCCGGCTTTATCCGTCTCTTCGGATTGCCTACATCGATCCGTGTCATGAAAGAGCAAGCTGAAGGTCAAGCGACACATGAAGAATTGAAGGACCTATTAAAATAAACAACCGGTATTAGTGTTTGTCGACAGCTAGTCCGCTCCGGAACGCCCTCATCAGGCAATAAGTCCTGATGAGGGCGTTCTTTTTCAGTTGTTGGATACACCCCCGTAAGCATACGCTCGTAAGCGAATGGAGGGGGATTGCCTAGCCAATCTTTCATATCGCAAAAGAATAAACTATGATAAAATGAATGCATTCATATTATGCTAGTTCAAGGAGGATGAGATTAAGCGTGAATCAAACAGGTGAATGGAATAAAGCCCGTAAAATTATCATAGGCATCATCGATGTGCTGTTGTTCATAGGATCATTGCTGTTATCTTTTTATTTGAAATTCGGGAGAAATATCCCGTTGATAAACTTCGATGCCTTTCAGGGAAGCATTGCCTACGTATCGGTGATCTTCATCATCGTCAACATCCTGTTCGGTACGTATATCTTTTATAACAAATCGATCAGTGACTTCTTGTTCATCACGGTCATCGGACAATTCGTCCTTTCGCTGATCATCATGGCGCTGACTTTTGCCGGGCGTTGGTTGGCATTCCCGCGGTCGGTCATTCTGATCAACTTTTTTGTGGGAACGATCCTCTTGTTCCTTTTCCGCGTAATGGTGTTCAAAATGTACCAACGCATGAGCGGAAGCAAGCGGGTCATGATTGTCGGGATGGAAAAGGAAGTATTTGCGGCAGTCGACAACTTCACGAATACGAAAAGCATCCGTCATATGGTGACGCATGTCGTTCTGTCGGATTATTACGAAAATATCCTGCGGCATCTGGAAGAGATCGACATCGTCTACTTAGCGAGTCAGATCGAAGAATCCGAAAAACTGAAGATATACGATATGTTGACGAGCAAAGAGAAAAAAATGTTCCTGAATACCAGTTTCGAGAACCTGATCATGGTCAATCCGAATATGATGAATATCGAGGATGAAAGCATCATCGAAGTTTCACCATTCCGTATCTCCGCAGAAGATGGCCTGATGAAACGGATCATCGATATCGCTGTTGCGCTCATCGGCATCGTCATCACCTCGCCGATCATGGCC contains these protein-coding regions:
- a CDS encoding sugar transferase → MNQTGEWNKARKIIIGIIDVLLFIGSLLLSFYLKFGRNIPLINFDAFQGSIAYVSVIFIIVNILFGTYIFYNKSISDFLFITVIGQFVLSLIIMALTFAGRWLAFPRSVILINFFVGTILLFLFRVMVFKMYQRMSGSKRVMIVGMEKEVFAAVDNFTNTKSIRHMVTHVVLSDYYENILRHLEEIDIVYLASQIEESEKLKIYDMLTSKEKKMFLNTSFENLIMVNPNMMNIEDESIIEVSPFRISAEDGLMKRIIDIAVALIGIVITSPIMAVTAILVKRSSEGPVFYKQTRITKDGKEFEILKFRSMGVTAEKESGPVLATSNDVRVTKVGKYLRSLRIDELPQLFNVLLGDMSLVGPRPERPFFVDQFKELNPHYYLRHNVRAGITGYAQVYGKYASDFNSKLNFDLIYIKKYSLILDLKIMLQTVKILFDKVSSRGVDESERAILTEQEIEARGIRVIY
- a CDS encoding argininosuccinate synthase, encoding MAAKESIKKVVLAYSGGLDTSVIIPWLKENYNNCEVIAVVGDVGQGDDYSRLEEKAINCGASKLYVADLKKEFVEEFIWPTLQAGAKYEGQYLLGTSFARPIIAKRMVEIAHLENADAIVHGATGKGNDQVRFEVGIREFDPNITIIAPWREWELTSREDEFAYAAAHNVPLPITLETNYSKDKNLWHLSHEGLDLEMTANEPDYDKILEMCVTPEKAPDEATYVTLEFKQGIPVSLNGEAMDGITLIGKLNVIAGANGVGIIDIVENRLVGMKSRGVYETPAGTVLYHAHDKLEQLCLDKDTFQYKQLLANKYAELVYNGLWYTPLRKALGAFVDETQQKVEGFVKMKLYKGNIIDAGVVSAKSLYSESFATFESDDVYNHTDAAGFIRLFGLPTSIRVMKEQAEGQATHEELKDLLK